Proteins co-encoded in one Synergistes jonesii genomic window:
- a CDS encoding valine--tRNA ligase has translation MDPEKTQLSKGYDPVPIEDKWYAEWVKSGLFHADETSAKPHFSIVIPPPNVTGSLHVGHALDNTLQDILCRTKRMQGCEVLWLPGTDHAGIATQNVVERSLAEEGVSRHDLGREEFVKRVWQWKEKYGSTIINQLKKLGASCDWERERFTMDEGLSRAVRKIFVELHRKGLIYRGKYLINWCPRCQTALSDLEVEHEEEDGRFYEVSYKFADGGEGAVVVMTTRPETILGDSAIAIHPRDEKNRRLVGKKVVVPLVGRVIPVIEDNMVDPDFGTGCVKITPAHDPNDFLVGQRHNLEQIQVIDGRGVMNENSGKYRGMGRFEAREAVVEDLKKAGLLLSVTDLKHSVGHCYRCHTVIEPYLSEQWFVKTRPLADAGVAAVKAGKIKFVPEQWTNVYYQWMENIRDWCISRQLWWGHRIPAWYCDECGCVMVEEETPLKCPKCGNAKLRQDEDVLDTWFSSGLWPFSTMGWPDDTQTLRKFYPTSVLVTGFDIIFFWVARMIMFGLEGMKGEVPFRDVYIHALVRDEKGQKMSKSRGNVIDPLTIVKDYGADALRLTLAALTVQGRDIFLSTERISTYRLFMNKLWNASRFALMNLGAKGEEPRIDEGELKLQDKWILNRISQISAEMTRLLDGYFFGEAARLMYDFTWGELCDWYLELSKPALRGEEGEARRRTTQAVLLALFEDVLKLLHPIIPFVTEELWHAFPFGEELIERCGWPKPRVAEIDEKPLSDMAFVQDVVRAVRNLRAEARIAPQQLIGGVTFNVHDADKLALLRSAEEQTSLLTKVKRITFAEGSSEKPEKSLAAVLDGVQVYLPVGELLDVEKEIQRLKNDIAKLEKEIEKGKAKLANKNFVERAPEEVIEKEKSALADNETKARRMKENLSSLTD, from the coding sequence ATGGATCCTGAAAAGACGCAGTTGAGCAAGGGCTACGACCCCGTACCCATCGAGGACAAGTGGTACGCGGAATGGGTGAAGAGCGGGCTCTTCCACGCCGACGAGACGTCGGCCAAGCCGCACTTCTCGATAGTCATCCCTCCGCCGAACGTGACGGGCTCTCTGCACGTCGGACACGCGCTCGACAATACGCTGCAGGATATTCTCTGCCGCACGAAGAGGATGCAGGGCTGCGAGGTGCTCTGGCTGCCCGGCACGGACCATGCCGGCATCGCGACGCAGAATGTGGTCGAACGCTCCCTTGCAGAAGAGGGCGTTTCACGCCACGACCTCGGGCGCGAGGAATTTGTGAAAAGAGTCTGGCAGTGGAAAGAGAAATACGGCAGCACGATCATCAATCAGCTCAAGAAGCTCGGCGCGTCGTGCGACTGGGAGCGGGAGCGCTTCACGATGGACGAGGGGCTTTCACGCGCGGTCCGCAAAATATTCGTCGAGCTGCACAGAAAAGGCCTCATCTACCGTGGCAAGTACCTTATCAACTGGTGTCCGAGATGTCAGACGGCGCTTTCCGACCTGGAGGTCGAGCACGAGGAGGAGGACGGAAGGTTCTACGAGGTCTCCTATAAATTCGCGGATGGCGGGGAGGGCGCCGTCGTCGTAATGACGACGCGTCCCGAAACGATTCTCGGAGACAGCGCGATAGCGATACATCCGCGCGACGAGAAGAATCGCCGCCTCGTCGGCAAAAAAGTCGTCGTGCCTCTCGTCGGGCGCGTGATTCCCGTTATAGAAGACAATATGGTCGACCCCGATTTCGGTACAGGCTGCGTCAAGATCACGCCGGCGCACGACCCCAACGACTTCCTCGTCGGACAGCGCCACAACCTCGAACAGATACAGGTCATAGACGGGCGCGGCGTGATGAACGAAAACTCCGGCAAGTATCGGGGCATGGGGAGGTTTGAAGCGCGCGAAGCCGTCGTAGAGGATCTGAAAAAGGCAGGGCTCCTGCTCTCCGTTACAGACCTCAAGCACTCTGTGGGGCACTGCTACCGCTGCCACACCGTCATCGAACCGTACCTTTCGGAGCAGTGGTTCGTCAAGACGCGCCCTCTCGCGGATGCGGGAGTCGCCGCGGTCAAGGCCGGCAAGATAAAATTCGTGCCCGAGCAGTGGACGAACGTATACTATCAGTGGATGGAAAACATCCGCGACTGGTGCATCTCCCGCCAGCTCTGGTGGGGGCACAGAATCCCCGCTTGGTACTGCGACGAGTGTGGCTGCGTCATGGTCGAAGAGGAGACGCCGCTGAAGTGCCCGAAGTGCGGCAATGCGAAGCTGCGCCAGGACGAGGACGTCCTTGACACCTGGTTCTCGAGCGGGCTCTGGCCCTTCTCGACGATGGGCTGGCCCGACGACACGCAGACGCTCAGAAAATTCTATCCGACGTCGGTGCTCGTAACGGGCTTCGACATCATATTCTTCTGGGTGGCGCGCATGATAATGTTCGGGCTCGAAGGGATGAAGGGCGAAGTGCCCTTCCGCGACGTTTACATCCACGCGCTCGTCCGCGACGAAAAGGGACAGAAGATGAGCAAGTCGCGTGGAAACGTCATCGACCCGCTGACGATAGTCAAGGATTACGGTGCAGACGCCCTGCGCCTGACGCTCGCGGCCCTCACGGTGCAGGGGCGCGACATCTTCCTCTCGACCGAGCGCATCTCGACCTACCGCCTCTTTATGAACAAGCTTTGGAACGCAAGCCGCTTCGCTCTTATGAACCTTGGCGCGAAAGGGGAGGAGCCCCGCATCGACGAAGGGGAGCTCAAGCTGCAGGACAAGTGGATTCTCAACAGGATATCACAGATATCGGCCGAGATGACGCGCCTGCTCGACGGCTACTTTTTCGGAGAGGCCGCGCGCCTCATGTACGACTTCACCTGGGGCGAGCTCTGCGACTGGTATCTGGAGCTTTCGAAACCCGCGCTGCGCGGCGAAGAGGGCGAGGCGCGCCGCAGGACGACGCAGGCCGTGCTGCTCGCGCTCTTTGAAGACGTGCTGAAGCTGCTGCATCCGATCATCCCCTTCGTCACCGAGGAACTGTGGCACGCCTTCCCCTTCGGTGAAGAGCTCATAGAGCGCTGCGGCTGGCCGAAGCCGCGCGTCGCGGAGATAGACGAAAAGCCCCTTTCGGATATGGCCTTCGTCCAGGACGTCGTGCGCGCGGTCAGGAACCTTCGCGCCGAGGCGCGCATCGCCCCTCAGCAGCTCATAGGCGGCGTAACCTTCAACGTGCACGACGCCGACAAGCTTGCGCTGTTGCGCTCCGCCGAAGAACAGACGTCGCTGCTGACGAAGGTAAAGAGAATCACCTTCGCGGAGGGAAGCTCCGAAAAGCCTGAAAAAAGCCTCGCGGCGGTACTCGACGGCGTACAGGTATATCTGCCGGTCGGCGAGCTCCTTGACGTGGAAAAAGAGATTCAGCGCCTGAAGAACGACATAGCGAAGCTCGAAAAGGAGATAGAGAAGGGCAAAGCGAAGCTCGCGAACAAAAACTTCGTCGAACGCGCGCCCGAAGAGGTCATTGAGAAGGAAAAGAGTGCCCTCGCCGACAACGAAACGAAGGCGCGCCGCATGAAGGAAAACCTCAGCAGCCTGACAGACTGA
- a CDS encoding bifunctional folylpolyglutamate synthase/dihydrofolate synthase, giving the protein MSEKKEFAEIEKKLQAMASPGIRPGLARLAKLLLEAETPQDKFPAVHIAGTNGKGSTAASLYSILRASGYKTALYTSPHLVDFSERLEIDGKRISSTKWRGAIAEIESIIGRTPFFSENLPTYFELTTAAAMLITAEEEPDVAIFEAGMGGRLDATNILGDVRLSVIVPIGLDHMEYLGGTLAKVAAEKFAIMRRGAPALFAGSKELNAQFAAAAKSSGAVPYIFSSLRRITDASYSLRGCDFTLADAAGAKDSYHTPLVGTFQPENASLAVTAAELLAKDFPKITKQTIKAGAASAVWQGRMEVVSPRRPFIIDGGHNPHAMRRVAQTLKTLLPGRRVNIVVAMMKDKEVGRALAYLRGADAALFCTQVPGSARSLDAYEMKRAAEAEGLETAGGYDDPVEAINAALALPSPLLCCGSLFLVGYIKEHIGELRGL; this is encoded by the coding sequence ATGAGCGAAAAAAAAGAATTTGCGGAAATAGAAAAAAAACTGCAGGCCATGGCGAGCCCCGGGATCCGCCCCGGGCTCGCCCGCCTTGCGAAGCTCCTCCTTGAAGCGGAGACGCCGCAGGATAAATTTCCGGCGGTCCACATCGCCGGTACGAACGGGAAGGGATCGACCGCCGCGTCGCTCTATTCGATTCTGCGCGCGTCCGGCTATAAGACGGCGCTTTACACGAGCCCTCATCTGGTAGATTTTTCCGAGCGCCTGGAAATCGACGGCAAAAGGATATCCTCCACCAAATGGCGCGGCGCGATAGCGGAGATCGAATCTATAATAGGAAGGACGCCCTTCTTTTCCGAGAATCTGCCGACGTACTTCGAACTGACGACGGCGGCTGCGATGCTGATAACGGCCGAGGAGGAGCCGGACGTCGCGATATTCGAGGCGGGGATGGGCGGACGCCTCGACGCTACGAACATACTTGGGGACGTCAGGCTCAGCGTCATCGTCCCGATAGGGCTCGATCACATGGAATATCTCGGCGGCACCCTGGCGAAGGTGGCGGCGGAAAAATTTGCGATAATGCGCAGGGGCGCGCCCGCGCTCTTCGCCGGAAGCAAAGAGCTAAACGCGCAGTTCGCCGCGGCGGCGAAGTCGAGCGGCGCCGTCCCGTACATTTTTTCTTCGCTGCGCCGAATAACCGACGCGTCGTACTCTCTGCGCGGCTGCGACTTCACGCTCGCCGACGCGGCCGGCGCGAAAGATTCATATCACACGCCGCTCGTCGGGACCTTCCAGCCGGAGAACGCTTCTCTTGCGGTAACGGCTGCCGAGCTTCTGGCGAAGGATTTCCCGAAGATCACTAAGCAGACGATAAAAGCCGGTGCCGCCTCCGCCGTCTGGCAGGGACGCATGGAGGTCGTCTCCCCGCGGCGCCCCTTTATCATAGACGGCGGACACAATCCGCACGCTATGAGGCGCGTGGCTCAGACGCTCAAAACATTGCTGCCCGGCCGGCGCGTGAATATCGTCGTCGCGATGATGAAGGACAAAGAAGTAGGACGGGCCCTCGCATATCTGCGAGGCGCGGACGCGGCCCTTTTCTGCACGCAGGTGCCGGGCAGCGCGCGCTCCCTCGACGCCTATGAGATGAAGCGCGCCGCGGAAGCGGAGGGGCTCGAAACGGCTGGCGGCTACGACGACCCGGTAGAGGCGATAAACGCGGCGCTTGCGCTGCCTTCGCCGCTGCTCTGCTGCGGCAGCCTCTTTCTCGTCGGCTACATAAAGGAACATATAGGTGAACTTCGAGGGCTTTAA
- a CDS encoding polyphenol oxidase family protein, whose protein sequence is MNFEGFKTTEDGRGVVVEMAMPPLLRGHFFAKLYARGEMNDAARGDPGAVWRTLSAEYGETPLVAPHQVHGTRIIEAGEAVALPLRPEADALHIAPSSSAFASLRFADCAPVVIAGRAEEPWMYILHSGFKGTLQNISAAVLQNAAERYRSFSPRGVWAWVCPAIGAECYSRRREDPSAAEAVEKFSAENFREDGEFFRFDIKREIARQIADFGVPRGNIFIYDCCTSCRRDYFYSYRAGDGEKRLFLLAGKAKSAGKV, encoded by the coding sequence GTGAACTTCGAGGGCTTTAAAACGACGGAAGACGGACGCGGCGTCGTCGTAGAAATGGCGATGCCGCCTCTTTTACGCGGACATTTTTTCGCTAAGCTCTACGCGAGGGGGGAGATGAACGACGCGGCCCGCGGCGACCCGGGCGCCGTGTGGAGGACGCTTTCCGCGGAGTACGGAGAGACGCCGCTCGTCGCGCCGCATCAGGTGCACGGCACGAGGATAATCGAGGCCGGAGAGGCTGTGGCCCTGCCGCTGCGCCCCGAGGCGGACGCCCTGCATATCGCGCCCTCTTCGTCGGCCTTCGCGAGCCTGCGCTTTGCCGACTGCGCTCCGGTCGTGATCGCCGGCCGCGCCGAAGAGCCGTGGATGTATATACTTCATTCGGGCTTCAAAGGCACGCTTCAGAATATATCGGCCGCCGTGCTCCAAAACGCCGCGGAGAGGTACCGCTCTTTCTCCCCACGCGGCGTATGGGCGTGGGTCTGCCCCGCGATCGGCGCCGAGTGTTACTCGCGCAGAAGGGAGGATCCGTCCGCCGCGGAGGCCGTTGAAAAATTTTCCGCTGAAAACTTCCGCGAGGATGGAGAATTTTTCAGATTCGACATCAAGCGCGAGATAGCGCGCCAGATCGCCGATTTCGGCGTGCCGCGCGGCAATATTTTTATTTACGACTGTTGCACGTCCTGCCGCCGCGATTATTTTTACTCCTACCGCGCCGGCGACGGGGAAAAAAGGCTTTTTCTTTTGGCGGGGAAGGCCAAAAGCGCTGGGAAAGTGTGA
- a CDS encoding Gfo/Idh/MocA family protein: protein MENIRVGVVGVGHLGMHHARVYTEILGAQLVGVVDINEERAQTIAEPLGVPAYGDFATFLRIARPDAVSIVVPTSKHYEIAKVAMEHDAHVLVEKPVTTSVDEAEKLLNLAVERDVILQVGHIERFNSAVEHVREFVKDPYFIQTRRVGPFSPRISDVGVVLDLMIHDVDIILSMVNSELISISAMGRCIRTDHEDIASVQLRFANGAMAQILVSRVSEKRQRMMEITEAERFVTVNFETQDITVQRSVRESGGNIVEVVEHPVFPKTEPLKMELQHFISCIRDGLQPMVGIKDGKRALEVCVAALRQIHEEKPQSASILSAM from the coding sequence ATGGAAAATATCCGGGTGGGAGTCGTCGGCGTGGGGCATCTGGGGATGCACCACGCGAGGGTTTACACGGAAATTTTAGGCGCCCAGCTTGTGGGCGTCGTCGATATAAACGAGGAACGAGCACAGACGATAGCGGAACCGCTTGGCGTGCCGGCTTACGGCGATTTTGCAACGTTCCTGAGAATCGCCCGCCCGGACGCGGTCAGCATAGTCGTCCCGACGAGCAAACATTACGAGATCGCGAAGGTCGCTATGGAGCACGACGCGCACGTGCTCGTGGAAAAGCCGGTAACGACGAGCGTCGACGAGGCTGAGAAGCTGCTTAACCTGGCGGTGGAAAGGGACGTCATACTTCAGGTCGGCCACATAGAACGCTTCAACAGCGCGGTGGAGCACGTGCGCGAATTCGTCAAAGACCCCTATTTCATACAGACGCGTAGGGTCGGCCCCTTCTCGCCGCGGATAAGCGACGTCGGCGTCGTCCTCGACCTGATGATTCACGACGTGGATATAATCCTCTCGATGGTCAACTCTGAGCTGATATCCATATCGGCGATGGGGCGCTGCATACGCACCGACCACGAGGACATCGCCTCGGTGCAGCTGCGCTTTGCGAACGGCGCGATGGCTCAGATTCTCGTGAGCCGCGTCAGCGAAAAGCGCCAGCGCATGATGGAGATAACGGAAGCCGAGAGGTTTGTCACGGTGAACTTCGAGACGCAGGACATAACGGTGCAGCGCAGTGTCCGCGAGAGCGGCGGCAATATCGTCGAGGTCGTTGAGCATCCCGTCTTCCCGAAGACCGAGCCTCTGAAGATGGAGCTGCAGCATTTCATATCCTGCATACGCGACGGGCTCCAGCCCATGGTCGGCATCAAGGACGGCAAGCGCGCGCTCGAGGTCTGCGTCGCCGCGCTGCGCCAGATACACGAGGAAAAGCCGCAGAGCGCGTCCATCCTTTCCGCGATGTAA
- a CDS encoding flagellar biosynthesis protein FliR has translation MAEIFKNIPSVNIQAFAALALFCVSLFLARMIVNIQSGKWPGNEMWITYLRVVLGFTFAASIGLGFYSFAGIDILFGRGGL, from the coding sequence TTGGCGGAAATTTTTAAAAACATACCATCTGTAAATATCCAGGCTTTCGCAGCGCTGGCGCTCTTCTGCGTTTCGCTCTTTCTCGCCAGGATGATTGTGAACATACAGTCGGGAAAGTGGCCCGGAAACGAGATGTGGATCACTTATCTGCGGGTCGTCCTCGGCTTCACCTTTGCCGCGTCGATAGGCCTCGGTTTCTACAGCTTCGCGGGAATCGACATCCTTTTCGGCCGAGGCGGACTCTGA